GGAATCTCGAAGCTCTCCCCCGCCGTGGAGACGGTCACGCTCGCGAGGCCGTGCGCGCGCAGGATGGGGCCCTGCTTGGTCTGCACGTGCTGGACGCGCACGAGCGGCACGAGCACGCGCTTCTTCACAAAGACGCCGTGGTAGAGGTCAACGTCGGTCGGCGTGACGTCGTATCGCCAGGTGGCCATCTCGACGCGCGGCGAGACGAGCAGGTCGCCCACGCACACCAGCTCGACGACGCCCGCGACGAGATAGACCCAGAAGACGTCGCCGCCGAGGTGGCGCACGATCGCCCAGGCCGCGACGGCGAGCAGCGCGACGCAGGCGATGGCAATGGCGTCGGAGGCGTACCACACGCGCAGCATGCGCGGGTCCAGGCGGTGCGAGGGCAGGTCGCTCACGGGGGCTCCTTCGGGTCGCGGGCACCGGGTCATTATCGCACGGAACCCCCCCCCGCTCGTGAATTCACGTGCGGGCCGTTCTGCTCGCCAAAACGAGAATCGCCCCCGCTCGTGAATTCACGGGCGGGGGCGAGGGTCCGCGCGTCGGGCGTCGCGGCAGCAAAAAAGCGCGCTCGGTGGGATCGGGTGCCCGCCAGAGGCCCCTTATGGCTGCTGCCTCCCGGCCCTGACCAGGTTCGAGGTGTCGCGTCACCCGAGCCCGCCGAACGCGCTCGCGGAACACTCTAGCAAAGTCGGGCCGAGCGCGCCACGCACGCGCTACCCTTGTCCAAACGTCGCTCACAAGGAGGCTGTCATGATCAACCGCTTCTGCAAGGTGCCGCTCTGGGAGTGCAACGACGAGCTCGTGCGCGTGGCGCAGGGCGAGAGGCCCGCCGACCTCGTGATTCGCCACGCAAGCCTCGTGAGCGTGACCACGCACGAGATTCTTCCCGACACCGACATCGCCGTCGCCTGCGGCCGCGTTGCCTACCTCGGCCTGGGCGAGCACACGGCCGAGCACTGCATCGGGCAAGACACCGTGGTCGTGGACGCCTCCGGGCTCTATGCCGCCCCGGGCCTCATGGACAGCCACATCCACGTCGAGAGCGCAATGATCGGCGTGTCGGAGTACGCGCGCGCCGTCGTCCCGCACGGCACGACCGGCATCTTCTGCGACCCCCACGAGGTGGGCAACGTGCGCGGCCTCCCCGGCGTGAGGGCGATGTTCGAGGACGCGCGGCGCGTGCCGCTCAAGGCGATGATGACGCCGCCGTCGTGCGTGCCGGCCGTGACGGGCGTGGAGGACACCGGCGCCGAGGTCACCGCCGCGGACATCGCCGACAGCATGACCTGGGACAACGTCGTGGCACTCGGCGAGATGATGAACTTCCCGGGCATCCTGGCCTGCGAGGGCAACGCCATCGACGAGGTGCGCGCCACGCTCGCCGCGGACCGCGTGGTCACCGGCCACTTCCCGTCGCCGGACCGCGACCGCGCGCTCAGCGCCTACGTCGCCTCCGGCGTCTCCTCCTGCCACGAGTCGGGCAGCTTCGACGAGGTGCTCGCCAAGCTGCGCATGGGCATGTACGTGCAGCTTCGCCAGGGGTCGGCGTGGCTCAACCTCCCCGGCTACCTTCCGCAGCTCGTGGCGAGCGGCGTGGACACGCGCCTGTGCCTGCTCTGCTCGGACGACAACCACCCGCACACGCTCGTGGACGAGGGCCACATGGACCGCATCCTGCGCGAGTGCGTGCGCCTGGGCCTGGACCCGGTGACGGCGCTGCAGATGGCCACGATCAACTGCGCCGAGTACTTCGGTCTCGCGCGCGACCTGGGATCCGTCACTCCTGGCAAGTGCGCCGACATCGTGCTCCTGGACGACCTCGAGGGCTTCGTCGCGCGCAAGGTCTTCATCGACGGCGAGCTCGTCGCCGAGGACGGCCGCGCGCTCTTCTCGGTGGAGCCCTACGCCTGGCCCGACTTCATGACCCACACGATGAACCTGGGCTTCACGCCCACCGCCGACACGTTCCGCATCCCCGTCGACCTTCCCGACGGCACGGCCCGCGTCCGCGCCATGGCGATCGACCCCGGCGACACCCTCACGCGCAGCATCGTCGCGGAGGTGCCGGTGACGGACGGCTCGCTCCAGGCCGACCCGGAGAACGACGTGCTCAAGGTAGCCGTCTTTGACCGGCACCACGGCGCGGAGGGAACGCGCGCCTTTGGCTTTGTCACGGGCTTCGGCATCCACGGCGCGCTCGCGCAGACCGTCTCCCACGACGCGCACAACCTCCTCGTCATGGGCGACAACGACGAGGACATGGCCCTTGCGGCCGCGACGCTCGCGGAGTGCGGCGGCGGCGAGGTCGCCGTGGCGGACGGCCGGGTCCTCGCCCTCGTGGAGCTGCCCGTCTGCGGCCTCATGAGCACGGAGCGGGTCGAGGTCGT
Above is a genomic segment from Olsenella timonensis containing:
- a CDS encoding PH domain-containing protein, coding for MSDLPSHRLDPRMLRVWYASDAIAIACVALLAVAAWAIVRHLGGDVFWVYLVAGVVELVCVGDLLVSPRVEMATWRYDVTPTDVDLYHGVFVKKRVLVPLVRVQHVQTKQGPILRAHGLASVTVSTAGESFEIPGVAEDEAAALRDRVAELARLAKEDV
- a CDS encoding adenine deaminase — translated: MINRFCKVPLWECNDELVRVAQGERPADLVIRHASLVSVTTHEILPDTDIAVACGRVAYLGLGEHTAEHCIGQDTVVVDASGLYAAPGLMDSHIHVESAMIGVSEYARAVVPHGTTGIFCDPHEVGNVRGLPGVRAMFEDARRVPLKAMMTPPSCVPAVTGVEDTGAEVTAADIADSMTWDNVVALGEMMNFPGILACEGNAIDEVRATLAADRVVTGHFPSPDRDRALSAYVASGVSSCHESGSFDEVLAKLRMGMYVQLRQGSAWLNLPGYLPQLVASGVDTRLCLLCSDDNHPHTLVDEGHMDRILRECVRLGLDPVTALQMATINCAEYFGLARDLGSVTPGKCADIVLLDDLEGFVARKVFIDGELVAEDGRALFSVEPYAWPDFMTHTMNLGFTPTADTFRIPVDLPDGTARVRAMAIDPGDTLTRSIVAEVPVTDGSLQADPENDVLKVAVFDRHHGAEGTRAFGFVTGFGIHGALAQTVSHDAHNLLVMGDNDEDMALAAATLAECGGGEVAVADGRVLALVELPVCGLMSTERVEVVAEKVARARAAWEQMGCAMPSPFMTMGVMSLACVPELRLTNRGYVNCLTFEMEPLLAE